One Lytechinus variegatus isolate NC3 chromosome 14, Lvar_3.0, whole genome shotgun sequence genomic region harbors:
- the LOC121427383 gene encoding cleavage stimulation factor subunit 1-like, producing MSLATMTIREKDQMYRLIISQLLHDGYHEISQQLSKIVCPVPDCPPSDRLQKVVQLGLRAEPDRPPPVLISDTVAPASSIDLDFDTEVQSQAPEAAQYETCYVTAHKGPCRIAAWSNDGQLIATGSTDASIKILDVERMLAKSAASAPTTDTVESHPVIRTLYDHVDDITALDFHPSWPILVSGGKDCTVKLFDFSKSTVKKSAKSIQEVSPIRFTTFHPCGDFLLVATEHPTLRLYDVNTAQCFVSCNPSDQHKAMMNMMEYSPLGNMYASCSNDGSIKLWDGVSNRCVNTLKDAHGGAPVCSVRFSRNGKYVLSSGKDSLVKLWEIATSRTLITYTGAGSEQMKTNTQAVFNHTEDYVFFPDEKTLSLCCWDSRNAERNKLLSLGHNNVVSCIIHSPTGPGFVTCSDDFRARFWYHRTDSN from the exons TCAACTACTTCATGATGGTTACCATGAGATTTCACAGCAGCTGAGTAAGATTGTGTGTCCGGTTCCTGATTGTCCACCATCAGATCGTCTTCAGAAAGTTGTACAGCTGGGTCTTAGAGCAGAACCTGACA GACCTCCTCCAGTCCTGATATCTGACACAGTTGCTCCAGCTTCATCTATTGATTTGGACTTTGATACAGAGG TGCAATCACAAGCCCCCGAAGCAGCCCAGTACGAGACCTGCTATGTCACCGCTCATAAGGGACCATGTCGGATAGCTGCATGGAGCAACGATG GTCAGCTGATTGCAACTGGATCAACGGATGCATCAATCAAG ATCCTGGATGTGGAGCGTATGTTAGCAAAGAGTGCAGCCTCGGCCCCTACCACAGATACAGTTGAAAGCCATCCTGTTATCAGGACCCTATATGATCATGTTGAT GACATCACAGCCCTTGACTTTCACCCGTCATGGCCCATCCTGGTATCGGGAGGTAAAGACTGCACCGTTAAACTCTTCGATTTCTCAAAGTCAACAGTCAAGAAGTCGGCCAAGTCCATCCAGGAAGTTTCCCCGATCAGGTTCACTACATTCCATCCGTGTGGGGATTTCTTACTGGTTGCAACAGAACACCCAACGT TGAGGCTGTATGATGTAAATACTGCTCAGTGCTTTGTGTCTTGTAATCCCAGCGACCAACATAAAGCTATGATGAATATG ATGGAATACAGTCCTCTTGGCAACATGTATGCCTCTTGCAGTAATGATGGATCTATCAAACTCTGGGATGGTGTGAGTAACAGGTGTGTCAATACACTCAAAGATGCTCATGGAGGAGCTCCTGTCTGTTCTGTTAGATTCTCAAGAAATGGAAAG TATGTGCTATCCAGTGGCAAAGACTCCTTGGTGAAACTTTGGGAGATCGCTACCAGCAGAACACTCATCACATATACGGGAGCCGGGTCTGAGCAGATGAAGACTAATACACAAGCTGTATTCAACCACACAGAGGATTATG TATTCTTTCCTGATGAGAAGACATTGAGTTTATGTTGCTGGGATTCAAGGAATGCAGAGAGGAACAAGCTGCTATCTCTAG GCCACAACAATGTCGTCAGTTGCATCATCCACTCACCTACAGGACCTGGCTTCGTGACGTGTAGTGACGACTTCAGAGCTAGATTCTGGTATCATCGAACAGACTCGAACTGA